In Stigmatopora nigra isolate UIUO_SnigA chromosome 18, RoL_Snig_1.1, whole genome shotgun sequence, one genomic interval encodes:
- the plekha4 gene encoding pleckstrin homology domain-containing family A member 4: MEDQDRLSQASSVATISYFPVRRESDGKLHSFGKRCQAAKRDPNCPVVIRGWLSKRDSIGLKLWKRRWFVLSDYCLFYYKDSREELVLGSIPLPSYKILFCTPRECKNRKFTFKVVHQGMRSYYFSADTQEDMLGWVRALNQSASMETDSMHRRCSSYQDFTQIGGSSESVDLPNSPSEEAICPEPRHFSRTLSEPSHLSGGRIVTSIPEQRGRRSVRQRNASLSARTPSHSGPNRRGDSLPIHISEMNAEISNFLTSRGQLGSRPHTPVGRVDIRPHDDAVTVSDTLYYTPVSPRIEFNSTPTTPVTERWQNGTKTSPIYGSVHHGRRPVGKSYSTGTHMDLSSRIAHGHHSQQRSNLSSPKSEPTPIRPLASDADAVLTRLCGCDKLLQSLSVELSQLQMDKDSVQCALEVLRLQLEDWNNLGPRAHEEAVSQKVLLQEELVTIRARMCDLSVEMEVVWGQYERLESELSVFRSHLQHICNFGMPQEQSQAQRELWMMEDILTGLEMNREHFRFLLGLQKHHMFESSGPHSGSPIEIPHSLLVSIIIINKRL; this comes from the exons ATGGAAGACCAGGACAGATTAAGCCAAGCCTCCAGTGTGGCCACCATCTCGTACTTCCCCGTCAGAAGG GAAAGTGATGGCAAGTTGCATTcctttggaaaaagatgccagGCAGCCAAGAGGGACCCCAATTGTCCTGTTGTCATCAGAGGATGGCTTAGCAAAAGA GACAGCATAGGTTTGAAATTATGGAAGAGAAGATGGTTTGTGCTCTCCGACTACTGTTTGTTCTACTACAAAG ACAGCAGGGAAGAATTGGTGTTAGGTAGTATTCCACtgccaagttacaaaatcttATTCTGCACGCCGCGAGAATGCAAGAATAGAAAGTTCACCTTCAAG GTGGTGCACCAGGGGATGCGCTCTTATTACTTCAGCGCTGACACTCAAGAGGATATGTTAGGTTGGGTCCGAGCTCTTAATCAGTCGGCTTCAATGGAGACAGATAGTATGCACAG GCGTTGCTCAAGCTACCAGGATTTTACTCAGATAGGTGGTAGCAGTGAATCTGTGGACCTCCCAAATTCTCCCTCGGAAGAGGCGATATGTCCAGAACCGAGACATTTCAGTAGAACTCTCAGTGAACCGAGTCATCTAAGCGGAGGAAGAATCGTGACATCAATTCCTGAGCAGAGAGGCAGGAGGAGTGTTCGTCAAAGGAATGCAAG TCTTTCAGCTCGAACCCCCAGCCATTCAGGTCCAAACCGGCGGGGGGATTCTCTCCCCATTCACATATCAGAAATGAATGCAGAAATCAGCAACTTTTTGACCTCCAGAGGTCAACTTGGGTCTCGACCTCACACACCGGTCGGAAGGGTTGACATTCGACCTCATGATGACGCGGTCACAGTGTCGGACACGTTGTATTACACACCAGTCTCGCCAAGGATTGAGTTTAATTCCACTCCAACCACTCCAGTGACAGAAAGATGGCAAAATGGCACAAAG ACTTCTCCAATATATGGATCCGTGCATCATGGACGAAGACCGGTAGGAAAG AGCTACTCTACAGGCACCCACATGGACCTCTCATCCAGGATTGCACATGGGCACCACTCACAGCAACGCTCCAATTTATCG TCTCCAAAATCTGAGCCAACTCCAATAAGACCACTGGCAAGTGATGCAGAT GCTGTGTTGACAAGATTGTGTGGGTGCGACAAGCTTCTGCAATCTTTGTCCGTGGAACTGTCACAACTACAAATGGACAAG GATAGTGTCCAGTGTGCACTGGAGGTATTGAGGCTCCAGTTGGAGGACTGGAACAATCTGGGACCGCGGGCCCATGAAGAAGCTGTGAGCCAGAAGGTCTTGCTACAGGAAGAACTGGTCACAATCCGTGCCAGAATGTGCGATTTGTCAGTG GAAATGGAGGTCGTGTGGGGTCAGTATGAGAGATTGGAAAGTGAACTTTCAGTTTTTCGTTCACACCTGCAGCACATTTGCAACTTTGGGATGCCACAG GAACAGTCTCAAGCTCAAAGAGAACTATGGATGATGGAGGACATCCTCACCGGGTTAGAAATGAACAGAGAGCATTTCCGCTTCTTGTTGGGATTACAGAAACACCATA TGTTCGAGTCCTCGGGCCCACATTCTGGTTCTCCAATAGAGATTCCTCACAGTCTACTAGTAagtataataattattaataaaagaTTATAA